Proteins encoded in a region of the Streptomyces sp. NBC_00513 genome:
- a CDS encoding FAD-dependent oxidoreductase yields MAEVADTARTVILTVDDDPGVSRAIARDLRRRYGATYRIVRAESGESALEALRELKLRGDLVAAILADYRMPQMNGIEFLEQALSVYPGARRVLLTAYADTNAAIDAINVVDLDHYLLKPWDPPEEKLYPVIDDLLLAWRSSDHKPVPATKVIGHRWSARSSEVREFLARNQVPYRWYSSDEPEGRRLLEAAGADGQRLPLVVTPDGGVLIEPEAAELAARVGLATTPAADFYDLVVIGGGPAGLGSAVYGASEGLRTVLVERSATGGQAGQSSRIENYLGFPDGVSGAQLTDRARRQAGRFGAEILTAREVTGLEVNGSARVVRFSDGSTVAAHSVILATGVSYRQLRAPGCDDLTGCGVYYGSSLTEAASCLEQDVYIVGGANSAGQAAMYLARGAKSVTLLVRGDSLTASMSYYLIQQIEEAPNITVRTRTVVDAAHGDGHLEQLTLRDVDSGVTELVDAQWMFVFIGAAPLTDWLDGTVLRDEHGFILAGPDLTSDGRPPAEWELDRPPYHLETNVPGVFVAGDARARSAKRVASAVGEGAMAVMLVHRYLEQS; encoded by the coding sequence ATGGCAGAGGTGGCCGACACAGCGCGGACCGTCATCCTGACCGTGGACGACGACCCGGGGGTCTCCCGTGCCATCGCCCGCGACCTGAGGCGACGCTACGGCGCCACCTACCGGATCGTGCGGGCCGAGTCCGGCGAGTCGGCGCTGGAGGCGCTGCGCGAGCTGAAGCTGCGCGGCGACCTGGTGGCCGCGATCCTGGCCGACTACCGCATGCCGCAGATGAACGGCATCGAGTTCCTCGAACAGGCCCTGAGCGTGTACCCAGGCGCGCGGCGCGTGCTGCTGACCGCGTACGCCGACACCAACGCGGCCATCGACGCGATCAACGTCGTCGACCTCGACCACTACCTGCTCAAGCCGTGGGACCCGCCGGAGGAGAAGCTCTACCCGGTCATCGACGACCTGCTGCTGGCCTGGCGCTCCAGCGACCACAAGCCGGTGCCCGCCACCAAGGTGATCGGGCACCGTTGGTCGGCGCGCTCCTCCGAGGTGCGGGAGTTCCTGGCCCGCAACCAGGTGCCGTACCGCTGGTACTCCTCCGACGAGCCCGAGGGACGGCGGCTGCTGGAGGCGGCCGGGGCCGACGGGCAGCGACTCCCGCTGGTGGTCACTCCGGACGGCGGCGTGCTGATCGAGCCGGAGGCGGCCGAGTTGGCGGCCCGGGTGGGGCTCGCGACGACACCGGCCGCCGACTTCTACGACCTCGTCGTGATCGGCGGTGGCCCGGCCGGGCTGGGCTCGGCCGTGTACGGGGCCTCCGAGGGGCTGAGGACGGTACTGGTCGAGCGGTCCGCGACCGGCGGGCAGGCCGGGCAGAGCTCCCGCATCGAGAACTACCTCGGTTTTCCGGACGGCGTGTCGGGCGCGCAGCTCACGGATCGCGCGCGCCGCCAGGCAGGCCGGTTCGGAGCCGAGATCCTCACCGCGCGCGAGGTCACGGGGCTGGAGGTCAACGGCTCGGCGCGCGTCGTCCGCTTCTCCGACGGTTCGACGGTCGCCGCGCACAGCGTCATCCTGGCGACCGGCGTGTCGTACCGGCAGCTCCGGGCACCGGGCTGCGACGACCTGACCGGCTGCGGGGTGTACTACGGCTCCTCGCTCACCGAGGCCGCCTCCTGCCTGGAGCAGGACGTGTACATCGTCGGTGGCGCCAACTCCGCCGGGCAGGCGGCGATGTACCTCGCGCGGGGTGCGAAGTCGGTGACCCTGCTGGTGCGCGGAGATTCCCTGACCGCGTCGATGTCGTACTACCTGATCCAGCAGATCGAAGAGGCGCCGAACATCACGGTGCGCACCCGGACCGTCGTCGATGCCGCGCACGGCGACGGACACCTGGAACAGCTGACGCTCCGGGACGTGGACAGCGGAGTGACCGAACTCGTCGACGCGCAGTGGATGTTCGTCTTCATCGGCGCGGCTCCGTTGACCGACTGGCTGGACGGCACGGTGCTGCGCGACGAGCACGGCTTCATCCTGGCCGGACCGGACCTGACGTCGGACGGGCGACCACCGGCCGAGTGGGAACTGGACCGTCCGCCCTACCACCTGGAAACCAACGTTCCCGGCGTCTTCGTGGCGGGCGACGCTCGCGCCCGGTCCGCGAAGCGCGTCGCGTCCGCAGTCGGAGAGGGAGCCATGGCCGTGATGCTCGTCCACCGGTATCTGGAGCAGTCATGA
- a CDS encoding family 2B encapsulin nanocompartment shell protein, producing the protein MTVDTSPEAQSQPRQSSLGTAAARNLATTTKSAPQMQEITSRWLLRMLPWVETKGGTYRVNRRLSYTVGDGRIEFVQDGAHVRVIPRELGELALLRDFDDVDVLTALAGRCVQRDFRAGEVLVERGTPAGQIHLIAHGRVGQTAVGKYGDEVELAVLADGDRFGEHALLDADARWDHTATAETAGTLLTLSRADFDAVLATAPQLRAHVRRFASLPLQRQNKHGEAEIAMSAGHTGEADLPGAFVDYELNPREYELSIAQTVLRVHTRVADLYNEPMNQTEEQLRLVIEALRERQEYELINNREFGLLHNAAFKQRIQTHSGPATPDDLDELLCRRRGSKFFLAHPKAIAAIGREFNARGLYPDHVDLGGQQVPAWRGVPILPCSKIPISKENTTSILVMRTGEDKQGVIGLHQTGLPEEYEPGLSVRFMGIDERSIISYLVSTYYSAAILVPDALGVLENVQIARRHG; encoded by the coding sequence ATGACCGTGGACACGAGCCCCGAGGCGCAGTCGCAACCCCGGCAGAGCAGCCTGGGCACGGCGGCTGCCCGCAACCTTGCCACCACGACCAAGTCCGCCCCTCAGATGCAGGAGATCACCTCCCGGTGGCTGCTGCGGATGCTCCCCTGGGTGGAGACCAAGGGCGGCACGTATCGGGTGAACCGTCGACTGAGTTACACGGTCGGCGACGGGCGCATCGAGTTCGTCCAGGACGGGGCCCACGTCCGGGTGATCCCCCGCGAGCTCGGCGAACTCGCCCTGCTGCGCGACTTCGACGACGTGGACGTACTGACCGCGCTCGCCGGCCGTTGCGTCCAGCGTGACTTCCGTGCCGGAGAGGTGTTGGTCGAGCGCGGCACTCCGGCGGGGCAGATCCACCTGATCGCCCACGGCCGCGTCGGCCAGACGGCTGTGGGCAAGTACGGTGACGAGGTCGAACTCGCCGTACTGGCCGACGGCGACCGGTTCGGCGAGCACGCCCTGCTGGACGCCGACGCGAGGTGGGACCACACCGCCACGGCCGAGACCGCCGGCACCCTCCTCACCCTGTCGCGCGCGGACTTCGACGCCGTGCTCGCCACGGCACCGCAGCTCCGGGCCCACGTCCGGCGGTTCGCGTCCCTTCCGCTGCAACGGCAGAACAAGCACGGCGAGGCCGAGATCGCGATGTCGGCCGGTCACACCGGTGAGGCCGATCTGCCCGGCGCCTTCGTCGACTACGAACTGAACCCGCGCGAGTACGAACTGTCCATCGCCCAGACCGTACTGCGGGTCCACACGCGGGTCGCCGACCTCTACAACGAGCCGATGAACCAGACCGAGGAGCAGCTCAGGCTCGTCATCGAGGCGCTGCGGGAGCGCCAGGAATACGAGTTGATCAACAATCGGGAGTTCGGGCTGCTCCACAACGCCGCGTTCAAGCAGCGGATCCAGACCCATTCCGGGCCCGCCACCCCGGACGACCTCGACGAGTTGCTCTGCCGTCGCCGCGGCTCGAAGTTCTTCCTCGCCCATCCCAAGGCCATCGCGGCGATCGGGCGCGAGTTCAACGCGCGCGGGCTGTATCCGGATCACGTCGACCTCGGCGGACAGCAGGTGCCGGCCTGGCGTGGGGTCCCCATCCTGCCGTGCAGCAAGATCCCCATCAGCAAGGAGAACACCACCTCGATCCTCGTGATGCGCACCGGCGAGGACAAGCAGGGCGTCATCGGTCTGCACCAGACCGGTCTGCCGGAGGAGTACGAGCCGGGCCTGTCGGTGCGGTTCATGGGAATCGACGAGCGGT